One genomic region from Haloprofundus salinisoli encodes:
- a CDS encoding ferredoxin encodes MSDDGVKKPSEFGGEGPPVAEKPYKIIFEANKCFGAGRCAEVADNWEMDLASGLAKAKSYYIGEDELDENVRAAEVCPAKKGEGVIHVIDRRTDEEIAPNPHGDGTLSVDW; translated from the coding sequence ATGAGCGACGACGGCGTCAAGAAGCCGAGCGAGTTCGGTGGCGAGGGTCCCCCCGTGGCGGAGAAACCGTACAAGATAATCTTCGAGGCGAACAAGTGCTTCGGAGCCGGGCGCTGCGCGGAGGTGGCCGACAACTGGGAGATGGACCTCGCCTCCGGTCTGGCGAAGGCGAAGTCGTACTACATCGGCGAGGACGAACTCGACGAGAACGTTCGGGCCGCCGAGGTCTGCCCAGCGAAGAAAGGCGAGGGCGTCATCCACGTCATCGATCGTCGCACCGACGAGGAGATTGCGCCGAACCCCCACGGCGACGGGACGCTGAGCGTCGACTGGTGA
- a CDS encoding GNAT family N-acetyltransferase has product MTDADERVKPVENEAERADAFAVREAVFVDEQDVPEELEWDEHDDEALHFVAYDGETAVGVARLRRVDDGVGKLERVAVLEPRRGDEWGTRLVAAAERAAREAGFEELRLHAQTHVETFYRDLGYETTSDVFEEAGIPHVEMRKSVT; this is encoded by the coding sequence ATGACGGACGCGGACGAGCGGGTGAAACCGGTCGAGAACGAGGCGGAACGCGCGGACGCCTTCGCCGTCCGCGAGGCGGTGTTCGTCGACGAACAGGACGTCCCCGAGGAACTGGAGTGGGACGAGCACGACGACGAGGCGCTGCATTTCGTCGCCTACGACGGCGAGACGGCAGTCGGCGTGGCGCGCCTCCGCCGCGTCGACGATGGAGTCGGCAAACTCGAACGCGTCGCGGTGCTCGAACCGAGACGCGGCGACGAGTGGGGCACGCGACTCGTCGCGGCCGCAGAGCGCGCCGCCCGCGAAGCGGGGTTCGAGGAACTGCGACTGCACGCACAGACCCACGTCGAGACGTTCTACCGCGACCTCGGCTACGAGACGACGAGCGACGTGTTCGAGGAGGCGGGGATTCCGCACGTCGAGATGCGAAAATCGGTGACGTGA
- a CDS encoding Lrp/AsnC ligand binding domain-containing protein yields the protein MVHAFIMVKTGAGESEQLVAPIRELERVTEAHIVAGAHDVIVEVDAEEVYDVLKTASSGIQGLQGVTDTKTYISLED from the coding sequence ATGGTTCACGCGTTCATCATGGTGAAGACGGGGGCCGGTGAGTCAGAGCAGTTGGTTGCGCCCATCCGCGAGCTCGAACGAGTGACGGAGGCGCACATCGTCGCGGGCGCGCACGACGTTATCGTGGAGGTGGACGCCGAGGAGGTGTACGACGTGCTCAAGACCGCCTCGTCGGGGATTCAGGGGCTGCAGGGCGTCACCGACACGAAAACCTACATCTCGCTCGAGGACTGA
- a CDS encoding winged helix-turn-helix transcriptional regulator codes for MAETEARNSVDQLVELLNDRLKQSEWEILVALAEADGPLTEDELAEATGYTERTVSKRADTLEEHVHGGTLVQRDDDGNPYLHPQFAAAVRQYES; via the coding sequence ATGGCCGAGACTGAGGCTCGAAACAGCGTCGACCAGCTCGTCGAACTGCTCAACGACCGCCTGAAGCAATCCGAGTGGGAAATTCTCGTCGCGCTCGCCGAGGCGGACGGCCCGCTCACCGAAGACGAACTCGCCGAAGCGACCGGCTACACCGAACGCACCGTCTCCAAACGCGCCGACACGCTCGAAGAGCATGTCCACGGCGGCACGCTCGTCCAGCGCGACGACGACGGCAACCCGTACCTCCACCCGCAGTTCGCGGCCGCGGTTCGGCAGTACGAGTCGTAG
- a CDS encoding Lrp/AsnC family transcriptional regulator has product MGPVDADWRTDLDAVDAALVDEYQSEFPVVERPFRVVGEALGISEGDALARVERLRERGIFRRFGAVLNPPVIGSSTLAAVKAPEERFDEVAEVINGYRQVNHNYRRDHEWNMWFVVTAGSRQTRDRILAEIEERTGREVLNLPMLTDYYIDLEFPVVNDDRFARETLVKTEVSATRISEEATGGLSALEADLLLEIQDGFPLSATPYTDVSDAIDADVDDVLAAVRRLLDDGCIKRIGCVVNHVVTGFRNNCMVVWDVPDDELDARGERVGSLPYVTLCYHRPRRPEQDWPYSLFTMIHGRDADVVDEKIDELAAEHLPFDHERLYSTETLKQTGAQYDELVGGDR; this is encoded by the coding sequence ATGGGTCCCGTAGACGCCGACTGGCGTACCGACCTCGACGCCGTCGACGCCGCGCTCGTCGACGAGTACCAAAGCGAGTTCCCCGTCGTCGAACGACCGTTTCGCGTCGTCGGCGAGGCGCTCGGCATCTCCGAAGGCGACGCGCTCGCGCGGGTCGAACGGCTCCGCGAGCGAGGCATCTTTCGACGGTTCGGCGCGGTGCTCAACCCGCCAGTTATCGGGAGTTCGACGCTCGCGGCGGTGAAAGCGCCCGAGGAGCGGTTCGACGAGGTCGCAGAGGTCATCAACGGCTACCGACAGGTGAACCACAACTACCGCCGCGACCACGAGTGGAACATGTGGTTCGTCGTCACCGCGGGGTCGCGGCAGACGCGCGACCGGATTCTCGCCGAAATCGAGGAGCGAACCGGCCGTGAGGTACTGAACCTCCCGATGCTCACCGACTACTACATCGACCTGGAGTTTCCCGTCGTCAACGACGACCGGTTCGCGCGGGAGACGCTGGTCAAGACGGAGGTGAGCGCGACGCGCATCAGCGAGGAGGCGACGGGCGGGCTCTCCGCGCTGGAAGCGGACCTGCTCCTCGAAATTCAGGACGGCTTCCCGCTGTCGGCGACACCGTACACCGACGTGTCCGACGCCATCGACGCCGACGTCGACGACGTGCTCGCGGCGGTTCGACGACTGCTCGACGACGGCTGTATCAAGCGCATCGGCTGCGTCGTCAACCACGTCGTCACCGGGTTTCGGAACAACTGCATGGTCGTCTGGGACGTCCCCGACGACGAACTCGACGCCCGCGGGGAACGCGTCGGGTCGCTCCCGTACGTGACGCTCTGTTATCACCGCCCGCGCCGTCCCGAACAGGACTGGCCGTACAGCCTCTTCACGATGATTCACGGCCGCGATGCAGACGTCGTCGACGAGAAGATAGACGAACTGGCCGCCGAACACCTGCCGTTCGACCACGAGCGCCTCTACTCGACGGAGACGCTGAAGCAGACCGGCGCGCAGTACGACGAACTGGTCGGCGGCGACCGATGA
- a CDS encoding potassium channel family protein gives MRFVIIGAGRVGLRTARVLREEGHDVTLIERDGDHAERARASGFEVVEGDGSREPILESAGVDEADALGALTSDLNVNFAACMIGKHHGCRTVMRIDEDYREEIYKKYAEEVDEIVYPERLGAIGAKNALLGGSIRAIADIAQSLQVLLITITDESPMNGYTISEVALPSESRILAFGKDGDAMGIPLPDDSLETGDRVAVLADFSVLDEVRQLLVGDSSMAAAVGGD, from the coding sequence ATGCGGTTCGTTATCATTGGTGCCGGCCGTGTCGGGCTCCGGACGGCGCGCGTCCTCCGCGAGGAAGGCCACGACGTGACGCTCATCGAACGGGACGGCGACCACGCCGAACGCGCCCGCGCCAGCGGGTTCGAGGTCGTCGAGGGAGACGGCTCCCGCGAGCCGATACTGGAGTCGGCGGGCGTCGACGAAGCCGACGCGCTCGGCGCGCTCACGAGCGACCTGAACGTCAACTTCGCGGCCTGCATGATCGGCAAGCATCACGGTTGCCGGACGGTGATGCGCATCGACGAGGACTACCGCGAGGAGATCTACAAGAAGTACGCCGAGGAGGTCGACGAGATCGTCTACCCCGAGCGACTCGGCGCTATCGGCGCGAAGAACGCCTTGCTCGGCGGTTCGATTCGCGCCATCGCCGACATCGCCCAGAGCCTCCAGGTGCTTCTCATCACGATCACCGACGAGTCGCCGATGAACGGCTACACGATAAGCGAAGTCGCGCTCCCGTCGGAGTCGCGCATCCTCGCGTTCGGCAAGGACGGCGACGCGATGGGGATTCCGCTCCCCGACGACTCGCTGGAGACGGGCGACCGGGTGGCCGTGCTCGCGGACTTCTCGGTGCTCGACGAGGTGCGACAGCTACTCGTCGGCGACAGTTCGATGGCCGCCGCCGTGGGGGGTGACTGA
- a CDS encoding Lrp/AsnC family transcriptional regulator, translating to MVTAYVMVKANTGEAERLREEISSLDGVVDAHIVAGDVDIIAKVTVDTPAEVKNISATQIQGIDGVEDTQTYISMD from the coding sequence ATGGTCACCGCCTACGTGATGGTGAAAGCCAACACCGGCGAAGCCGAACGACTCCGCGAGGAGATCTCGTCGCTCGACGGCGTCGTCGACGCGCACATCGTCGCCGGCGACGTCGACATCATCGCCAAAGTGACCGTCGACACGCCCGCGGAGGTCAAGAACATCTCCGCGACGCAGATTCAGGGCATCGACGGCGTCGAAGATACGCAGACGTACATCTCGATGGACTGA
- a CDS encoding ABC transporter ATP-binding protein: MTDANTSFQALADQVKRPIQRVFDEYGRPELRWLTLGVLTSFLSRAANLVPPLLLGVTLNAVESGPGAYSLPLVPDAWLPSTVPEQLTLSITLIAASFVVAAVASWGRTVTLNLFAHRIEHFLRIDTYERMQSLDMAFFDDKQTGEIMSVLNNDVNNLEVFFDNALESTIRLVVMVVGIAAVLFYLNWQLAVVTLVFVPLLAGFTYWFMTRVEPVYAAVRSSIGGLNTRLENNLSGIDLIKTTATERYEAERVRGASQEYFDQIMTVIKLSGIYQPGMQFIGGMTFLTTFAVGGYWLIVGTPPLLTGALQVGTFVTFVTLARELVAPVSESGRIVEWYENALASTRRIYALRDMPASIDDPDDPVSLDDVSGRVEYDSVSFSYSDDEQVLSDVSFAVEPGETLALVGPTGAGKSTILKLLPRLYDVDDGSVRVDGVDVRDASLSELRGAVGYVGQETFLFDGTVAENLRYGAFDATEEEMVEAAKIAEAHEFIEELPEGYDTRIGERGVKLSGGQRQRLSIARTALADAPILILDEATSAVDTETERRIQRGLERLTEDRTTLVIAHRLSTVTNADEILVLDDGRIEERGSHSELYATDGEYASLWAAQAAVSMGSRDD; the protein is encoded by the coding sequence GTGACCGACGCAAACACGTCATTTCAGGCTCTCGCTGACCAGGTCAAACGCCCGATACAGCGGGTGTTCGACGAGTACGGCAGACCGGAGTTGCGGTGGCTGACCCTCGGCGTCCTGACGAGTTTCCTCTCCCGCGCGGCGAACCTCGTCCCGCCCCTCCTCCTCGGCGTCACGCTGAACGCCGTCGAGAGCGGTCCCGGCGCGTACAGTCTCCCGCTCGTCCCCGACGCGTGGCTTCCCTCGACCGTACCTGAGCAACTGACGCTCTCGATAACGCTCATCGCCGCTTCGTTCGTCGTCGCCGCGGTGGCCTCGTGGGGGCGGACGGTGACGCTGAACCTGTTCGCGCACCGCATCGAACATTTCCTCCGTATCGACACCTACGAGCGGATGCAATCGCTCGACATGGCTTTCTTCGACGACAAACAGACCGGCGAGATAATGTCGGTGCTGAACAACGACGTGAACAACCTGGAGGTGTTCTTCGACAACGCGCTGGAGAGCACTATCCGCCTCGTCGTGATGGTCGTCGGAATCGCGGCCGTGCTGTTCTACCTCAACTGGCAACTCGCCGTCGTCACGCTCGTGTTCGTCCCGCTGCTCGCGGGCTTCACCTACTGGTTCATGACTCGCGTCGAACCCGTCTACGCCGCCGTCCGGTCGAGCATCGGCGGCCTCAACACGCGGTTGGAGAACAACCTCTCGGGCATCGACCTCATCAAGACGACGGCGACCGAGCGCTACGAGGCCGAACGCGTCCGCGGCGCCTCTCAGGAGTACTTCGACCAGATCATGACGGTCATCAAACTCTCGGGCATCTACCAGCCGGGGATGCAGTTCATCGGCGGGATGACGTTTCTGACGACGTTCGCCGTCGGCGGCTACTGGCTAATCGTCGGCACGCCGCCGCTTTTGACCGGTGCGCTGCAGGTCGGGACGTTCGTCACGTTCGTCACGCTCGCTCGGGAGTTGGTCGCCCCCGTCAGCGAATCGGGCCGCATCGTCGAGTGGTACGAGAACGCGCTCGCGTCGACGCGGCGGATCTACGCGCTCCGCGACATGCCCGCGAGCATCGACGACCCGGACGACCCCGTTTCGCTCGACGACGTCTCGGGCCGCGTCGAGTACGACTCGGTCTCGTTTTCGTACAGCGACGACGAACAGGTGCTCTCGGACGTGAGCTTCGCCGTCGAACCGGGTGAGACGCTGGCGCTCGTGGGGCCGACGGGGGCCGGGAAATCGACGATTCTGAAACTGCTTCCCCGGCTGTACGATGTCGACGACGGCTCCGTTCGCGTCGACGGCGTCGACGTGCGCGACGCCTCGCTCTCGGAGTTGCGCGGCGCGGTCGGCTACGTCGGCCAGGAGACGTTCCTCTTCGACGGCACCGTCGCCGAGAACCTCCGGTACGGGGCGTTCGACGCGACAGAGGAGGAGATGGTCGAGGCCGCGAAAATTGCGGAGGCTCACGAGTTCATCGAGGAGCTTCCGGAGGGGTACGACACGCGAATCGGCGAACGGGGCGTGAAACTCTCCGGCGGTCAACGTCAACGGCTCTCCATCGCGCGGACGGCCTTGGCGGACGCGCCGATTCTCATCCTCGACGAAGCGACGTCGGCGGTCGACACCGAGACCGAACGCCGCATCCAGCGCGGGCTGGAGCGACTCACCGAGGACCGGACGACGCTCGTCATCGCCCACCGCCTCTCGACGGTGACGAACGCCGACGAGATTCTCGTGCTCGACGACGGCCGGATCGAAGAGCGCGGGTCTCACAGTGAACTCTACGCCACCGACGGCGAGTACGCCTCGCTGTGGGCCGCACAGGCGGCGGTCTCGATGGGGTCACGAGACGACTAA
- a CDS encoding LLM class flavin-dependent oxidoreductase, with product MTERMHLNLFTMNSVEHVSPGRWTYPGDQSHRYTDRDYWTEVARTAERGGFDAVFFADVRGIYDVYGGDRDSAIRNAIQTPANDPQALVPAMAEVTDHLGFAVTRSTTYTHPYQLARELSTLDHLTDGRIAFNIVTSYLESAAENLGLDERMDRQTRYDRADEFMRVCYALWEESWDDDAVIQDRERGMYADPEKVHAIDFEGDFFSVPGPHSCEPSPQRTPVLYQAGSSDRGRDFAADNAEAVFVSQPTEAGTRSYIEDMRGRAADRGRDPDSLRFFPGIVPIVGETESLAREKHESFREHVSTEGTLTMLSGFLDMDLSQLDPDQKVEHIETDAIQGAMNAFTKNDPDREWTVREVAEFSGLGSTSPVVVGTPERVADELQYWFEEVGVHGFNIKEISRPGTLNDFVDLVVPVLRERGLLREAYEGETLRENVLGAGQSRLRDDHPANR from the coding sequence ATGACCGAGCGGATGCATCTCAACCTCTTTACGATGAACTCGGTGGAGCACGTCTCCCCCGGTCGGTGGACCTACCCGGGTGACCAGTCGCACCGCTACACCGACCGCGACTACTGGACCGAGGTCGCCCGAACCGCCGAACGCGGCGGCTTCGACGCCGTCTTCTTCGCCGACGTACGCGGCATCTACGACGTCTACGGCGGCGACCGGGATTCCGCGATTCGAAACGCCATTCAGACGCCGGCGAACGACCCGCAGGCGCTCGTCCCCGCGATGGCCGAAGTCACCGACCATCTCGGGTTCGCCGTCACCCGGTCGACGACGTACACGCATCCGTACCAACTCGCCCGGGAACTGTCGACGCTCGACCACCTCACCGACGGCCGCATCGCGTTCAACATCGTCACCTCCTACCTCGAAAGCGCCGCCGAGAACCTCGGCCTCGACGAGCGGATGGACCGCCAGACGCGCTACGACCGCGCCGACGAGTTCATGCGGGTGTGCTACGCGCTCTGGGAGGAGAGTTGGGACGACGACGCCGTGATACAGGACCGCGAGCGCGGCATGTACGCCGACCCCGAGAAGGTCCACGCCATCGACTTCGAGGGCGACTTTTTCTCGGTGCCCGGCCCGCACAGCTGCGAACCGTCGCCGCAGCGGACGCCCGTGCTGTACCAGGCCGGCTCGTCGGACCGCGGCCGCGACTTCGCCGCCGACAACGCCGAGGCGGTGTTCGTCAGCCAACCCACCGAGGCCGGCACCCGGAGCTACATCGAGGACATGCGCGGACGCGCCGCCGACCGCGGCCGCGACCCCGATTCGCTGCGCTTCTTCCCCGGCATCGTCCCCATCGTCGGCGAGACCGAGAGTTTGGCCCGCGAGAAACACGAGAGCTTCCGCGAGCACGTCAGCACCGAGGGGACGCTGACGATGCTCTCGGGCTTTTTGGACATGGACCTCTCGCAACTCGACCCCGACCAGAAGGTCGAACACATCGAGACGGACGCTATTCAGGGCGCGATGAACGCGTTCACGAAGAACGACCCCGACCGCGAGTGGACCGTCCGCGAGGTCGCGGAGTTCTCCGGACTCGGTTCGACGTCGCCGGTCGTCGTCGGCACGCCCGAACGGGTCGCCGACGAACTGCAGTACTGGTTCGAAGAGGTCGGCGTTCACGGCTTCAATATCAAGGAGATTTCGCGCCCCGGCACGCTGAACGACTTCGTGGACCTCGTCGTGCCCGTCCTCCGCGAACGCGGCCTGCTCCGCGAGGCGTACGAGGGTGAGACGCTCCGCGAGAACGTGCTGGGTGCGGGGCAAAGTCGGCTTCGAGACGACCACCCGGCGAACCGGTAG
- a CDS encoding thiamine pyrophosphate-dependent dehydrogenase E1 component subunit alpha: MHRLIDDRSLSESSLSADDARAAYVDMVRTRRFDERALALQRRGWMSGYPPFLGQEASQVGAAHAMADDDWLFPTYRSNALQIARGVPMSDILRFRRGYPEYHSDHDVPVFPQAVPIASQIPHAAGAGMARNYRENDEAMLACFGDGATSEGDFHEGLNFAGVFDAPVVFFCENNEWAISLPRDRQTASESIAVKAEAYGIEGVRVDGNDPLAVRETVAEALESARSGSPVLVESLTYRRGAHTTADDPSVYRDDDPDLPEWRTRDPLERFEEFLRAEGVVDDEFVEGVYEDANEELSEAVEVAESGPRADPDELFDFVYESLPPELEVQRERMYRSIANHDPQELDR, encoded by the coding sequence ATGCACCGACTCATCGACGACCGGTCGCTCTCGGAGTCGTCGCTTTCGGCCGACGACGCCCGAGCGGCGTACGTCGACATGGTTCGAACGCGGCGGTTCGACGAGCGCGCGCTGGCGCTCCAGCGGCGCGGGTGGATGAGCGGGTATCCCCCGTTTCTCGGCCAGGAGGCGTCGCAGGTCGGCGCGGCGCACGCGATGGCCGACGACGACTGGCTCTTTCCGACCTACCGCTCCAACGCCCTCCAGATCGCCCGCGGCGTCCCGATGAGCGACATCCTCCGCTTCCGCCGCGGCTACCCCGAGTACCACTCCGACCACGACGTGCCGGTGTTCCCGCAGGCGGTTCCCATCGCCAGCCAGATACCGCACGCTGCCGGCGCGGGGATGGCGCGGAACTATCGGGAAAACGACGAAGCGATGCTCGCCTGCTTCGGCGACGGCGCGACGAGCGAGGGCGACTTCCACGAAGGGCTGAACTTCGCGGGCGTCTTCGACGCGCCGGTCGTCTTCTTCTGCGAGAACAACGAGTGGGCCATCTCGCTGCCGCGGGACCGACAGACCGCCAGCGAGTCCATCGCCGTGAAGGCCGAGGCGTACGGTATCGAGGGCGTCCGGGTCGACGGCAACGACCCGCTCGCGGTCCGCGAGACGGTCGCCGAGGCGCTCGAATCGGCCCGGAGCGGTTCACCCGTGCTGGTCGAGAGCCTCACGTACCGCCGCGGCGCACACACGACCGCCGACGACCCCTCCGTCTACCGCGACGACGACCCCGACCTCCCCGAGTGGCGCACCCGCGACCCGCTCGAACGGTTCGAGGAGTTCCTGCGCGCCGAAGGTGTCGTCGACGACGAGTTCGTCGAGGGCGTGTACGAGGACGCCAACGAGGAGCTGTCCGAGGCCGTCGAAGTCGCCGAATCCGGCCCCCGAGCGGACCCCGACGAGCTGTTCGACTTCGTCTACGAGTCGCTGCCGCCGGAGCTCGAAGTCCAGCGCGAGCGGATGTACCGTTCGATAGCGAACCACGACCCGCAGGAACTGGACCGATAG
- a CDS encoding DUF5813 family protein yields MTDVPDRVHRAFRDHASFERVDETTYESVKSPFEGIVEVSPGEGGKIAYDVTVRVPMLDEVTDDEVADVVEEGWYETFELRVVDVGGVTAVERDLEPTVSETGRHATVELSFEDINERRGVDDAGALVDFVEGTYAQGIIPGYEYAEPVSSMLSQAYQAGGSDPAE; encoded by the coding sequence ATGACAGACGTTCCCGACCGCGTGCACCGCGCCTTCCGCGACCACGCGTCGTTCGAGAGAGTGGACGAGACGACCTACGAATCCGTAAAGAGCCCCTTCGAGGGTATCGTCGAGGTGTCGCCCGGAGAAGGTGGCAAAATCGCCTACGACGTGACCGTCCGCGTCCCGATGCTCGACGAGGTGACCGACGACGAAGTGGCCGACGTCGTCGAAGAGGGGTGGTACGAGACCTTCGAACTGCGCGTCGTCGACGTCGGCGGCGTCACCGCCGTCGAACGCGATCTCGAACCCACGGTATCGGAGACGGGCCGGCACGCGACCGTCGAGCTGTCGTTCGAGGACATCAACGAGCGGCGCGGCGTCGACGACGCGGGTGCGCTCGTCGACTTCGTCGAGGGGACGTACGCTCAGGGCATCATCCCCGGCTACGAGTACGCCGAACCAGTGTCGTCGATGCTCTCGCAGGCGTACCAGGCCGGCGGCAGTGACCCCGCGGAGTAA
- a CDS encoding M48 family metallopeptidase, whose translation MRLLFRAFAAGVGLSLLVLYAVLALLTYRFLVLLWSVRPEPAVSVTLVAGVVFLTAWVNYRFGTPRLLASVEATRLVPERAPGLYRRLDVLCECMEIATPTVYVARLVAPNAFALGGPRDGIVVVDRSLFRMLSGDEFEALLVHELAHLEGYDGLVQTFAVSALRTVVSVLAVALLPVALFFEGVARATAWLRGAPTATPLSNGEYGVGGLVTLVAVGLTLFVRAYSRRREFAADDRAVEVTGRPLSLARALKQLQQATESPLNLFFGLPTPTSRPEDETRLGRLLSTHPPLEARIERLVERAEERDASTRSIPIR comes from the coding sequence ATGCGACTTCTCTTCCGCGCGTTCGCGGCCGGGGTGGGGCTGTCGCTTCTCGTGCTCTACGCCGTCTTAGCCCTCCTGACGTACCGGTTTCTCGTCCTCCTCTGGTCGGTCCGCCCCGAACCGGCGGTGAGCGTCACTCTCGTCGCGGGCGTCGTCTTCCTGACGGCGTGGGTCAACTACCGCTTCGGGACCCCGAGACTGTTGGCGAGCGTCGAAGCGACTCGCCTCGTCCCCGAGCGCGCGCCGGGACTCTATCGCCGACTCGACGTGCTGTGTGAGTGCATGGAGATTGCGACGCCGACGGTGTACGTCGCGCGTCTCGTCGCGCCGAACGCGTTCGCCCTCGGCGGCCCGAGAGACGGCATCGTCGTCGTCGACCGCTCGCTGTTTCGGATGCTCTCGGGCGACGAGTTCGAGGCACTGTTGGTGCACGAACTCGCGCATCTGGAGGGGTACGACGGACTGGTGCAGACGTTCGCCGTCAGCGCGCTTCGGACTGTGGTCAGCGTACTCGCGGTCGCGTTGTTACCCGTCGCGCTGTTCTTCGAGGGCGTCGCCCGGGCGACTGCGTGGCTCCGCGGTGCGCCGACGGCGACTCCGCTGTCGAACGGCGAGTACGGCGTCGGCGGCCTCGTCACGCTCGTCGCGGTCGGGCTGACGCTGTTCGTCCGCGCGTACTCGCGTCGTCGGGAGTTCGCCGCCGACGACAGAGCCGTCGAAGTGACGGGGCGACCGCTCTCGCTCGCTCGCGCGCTCAAGCAGCTCCAGCAGGCGACGGAGTCGCCGCTGAATCTCTTCTTCGGCCTCCCGACGCCGACATCGAGGCCCGAGGACGAGACGCGACTGGGGCGCCTGCTGTCGACGCACCCGCCGCTGGAGGCGCGTATCGAACGGTTGGTCGAGAGAGCCGAAGAGCGGGACGCGTCGACGCGGTCGATCCCGATTCGGTGA
- a CDS encoding carboxylate--amine ligase → MADRFLETDDLLEAVAEAEFDRPPAVVANAHITGLSVARALDAHGVPVIALDRSGDGVAPPSDAVDFAGRVTYPLDDREGFKRDVEALADAAGTDLVAFGCMDEWVHAFARTEPEGVRRPFSDKKGIDAVLNKSSLYRLAEELAVPYPETYRLSEDDPDAAAEALGFPFVLKPTLKREGEEALGTNVLEVGDREELYETLEAADAADVELLAQEKVNIAQGHDTSLASYISPDGETLSVVGNARVRYPLAFGTSCVVETTDRPEIRDRALSVLERTGYYGISESEFVYDIDREEYVLLDINTRPWKWISMPVAAGANLPLAAYSSVVDGVQYDVADAAQSVDDARWVYLRDYLTLLSTDDSFRDVLSSDDWTALASGSFESSGSLTTGVYRPSDPNPTAKLLETEFSRRGYYCSC, encoded by the coding sequence ATGGCAGACCGGTTTCTCGAAACGGACGACTTGCTGGAGGCCGTCGCCGAGGCGGAGTTCGACCGCCCCCCGGCCGTCGTCGCCAACGCGCACATCACGGGGCTGAGCGTCGCGCGGGCGCTCGACGCCCACGGTGTTCCAGTCATCGCACTCGACCGCTCCGGCGACGGCGTCGCGCCGCCCTCCGACGCCGTCGACTTCGCCGGGCGCGTCACCTACCCGCTGGACGACAGAGAGGGGTTCAAGAGAGACGTCGAAGCGCTCGCCGACGCCGCCGGCACCGACCTCGTCGCGTTCGGGTGCATGGACGAGTGGGTCCACGCGTTCGCCCGGACCGAGCCCGAAGGCGTCCGACGCCCCTTCTCGGATAAGAAGGGAATCGACGCCGTGTTGAACAAGTCGTCGCTCTACCGCCTCGCCGAGGAGCTAGCGGTCCCGTACCCCGAGACGTATCGGCTCTCCGAGGACGACCCCGACGCCGCCGCGGAGGCGCTCGGCTTCCCGTTCGTGCTCAAACCCACGCTGAAGCGCGAGGGCGAGGAGGCGCTGGGGACCAACGTTTTGGAAGTCGGCGACCGCGAGGAGCTGTACGAGACGCTCGAAGCCGCCGACGCGGCCGACGTCGAACTCCTGGCGCAGGAGAAGGTGAACATCGCGCAGGGCCACGACACGTCGCTCGCGTCGTACATCTCGCCCGACGGCGAGACGCTGTCAGTCGTCGGCAACGCTCGCGTTCGCTACCCGCTGGCGTTCGGGACGTCCTGCGTAGTCGAAACGACCGACCGGCCAGAAATCCGCGACCGCGCGCTGTCCGTGCTGGAGCGAACCGGCTACTACGGCATCAGCGAGTCCGAGTTCGTCTACGACATCGACCGAGAGGAGTACGTTCTCCTCGACATCAACACGCGCCCGTGGAAGTGGATCTCCATGCCCGTCGCCGCCGGGGCGAACCTCCCCTTGGCCGCGTACTCGTCCGTCGTCGACGGCGTGCAGTACGACGTCGCGGACGCCGCCCAGTCGGTCGACGACGCGCGCTGGGTTTACCTCCGCGATTACCTGACCCTGCTCTCGACGGACGACTCCTTCCGCGACGTGCTGTCGAGCGACGACTGGACGGCGCTCGCCTCGGGGTCGTTCGAGTCGTCCGGGTCGCTGACGACGGGCGTCTACCGGCCGTCGGACCCGAACCCGACAGCCAAACTCCTCGAAACCGAGTTCAGCCGCCGCGGCTACTACTGCTCCTGCTGA